From a region of the Thermosipho melanesiensis BI429 genome:
- a CDS encoding acetyl-CoA C-acetyltransferase, with the protein MVYILGAKRTAIGTFGGSLKDIPAPRLGAIVAKEAIKQANVDPKEFDETIIGSILTAGQGMGPGRQVGIYAGIPVEKPGYTVNMLCGSGMKATMIGAVDIVSKEAELVLTGGIENMSASPYLIPSKARYGLKFGNFEILDHMILDGLTDVFNNVHMGLTAENLAGKYKISREMQDKFAYESQMKAKKAIEEGKFKDEIVPVEIETKKGTIIFDTDEHPREVTLEKLSKLRPAFKKDGTITAGNASGINDGASAIILASEKYVEQNNLKPLARIISWAQAGVEPMEMGLGPVPATEKALKKAGLKIEDIELIELNEAFAAQSLAVIKEWSKRFNVSEEWIKERTNVNGGAIALGHPIGASGNRIIVTLLYEMKKRNLKYGLATLCIGGGMGTAVVIENI; encoded by the coding sequence ATGGTATACATACTAGGTGCAAAAAGAACAGCAATAGGGACATTTGGTGGAAGTCTAAAAGATATTCCCGCACCAAGGCTTGGAGCAATAGTGGCAAAAGAGGCAATAAAGCAAGCAAATGTCGACCCAAAAGAATTCGATGAAACGATTATAGGAAGTATACTTACCGCAGGTCAAGGTATGGGCCCTGGAAGACAAGTTGGCATCTATGCAGGCATCCCCGTTGAAAAGCCTGGATACACAGTAAATATGTTATGTGGAAGTGGAATGAAAGCCACCATGATAGGAGCGGTAGACATTGTCTCAAAGGAAGCAGAACTTGTTTTAACTGGTGGAATTGAAAACATGTCTGCATCCCCCTACCTTATTCCAAGCAAAGCAAGGTATGGATTAAAGTTTGGAAACTTTGAAATATTGGACCACATGATATTAGATGGACTTACAGATGTTTTTAATAATGTACATATGGGGTTAACTGCGGAAAATTTGGCAGGAAAATATAAAATATCAAGAGAGATGCAAGATAAATTTGCATATGAGAGCCAAATGAAAGCCAAAAAAGCCATAGAAGAAGGAAAATTCAAAGATGAGATAGTACCTGTAGAAATAGAAACAAAAAAGGGAACTATAATATTCGATACAGATGAACATCCAAGAGAAGTAACGCTAGAAAAGCTATCTAAATTAAGACCGGCATTTAAAAAGGACGGAACAATAACAGCGGGAAACGCAAGTGGAATAAACGATGGAGCAAGTGCAATAATACTAGCAAGTGAAAAATACGTAGAACAAAACAATCTTAAACCACTTGCAAGAATAATTTCATGGGCACAAGCGGGGGTAGAACCAATGGAAATGGGGCTTGGGCCAGTACCAGCGACAGAAAAGGCATTAAAAAAAGCAGGTTTGAAGATAGAGGACATAGAACTAATAGAGTTAAACGAAGCGTTTGCAGCACAAAGCCTTGCAGTAATAAAAGAATGGAGCAAAAGGTTCAATGTAAGTGAAGAATGGATAAAAGAAAGAACAAATGTAAATGGAGGAGCAATAGCATTAGGACACCCCATAGGAGCAAGTGGAAATAGAATAATAGTAACACTACTGTATGAGATGAAAAA
- a CDS encoding 3-oxoacid CoA-transferase subunit B yields the protein MNPKEKIAIRVAQELKKGQLVNLGIGLPTLVANYIPKDIHVFFQSENGIIGMGPAPKEGYENSDLTNAGASYITALPGAMTFDSAFSFGIIRGGHLDVTVLGGLQVDEEGHLANWMIPGKMIPGMGGAMDLVTGAKKVIVAMTHTAKGTPKIVKKCTLPLTSIRKVDLIVTELAVIEPTDEGLLLKEISKETTLDEVLKLTEAKLIIADDLKIF from the coding sequence ATGAACCCAAAAGAAAAAATAGCCATAAGAGTTGCACAGGAACTTAAAAAAGGACAATTAGTAAATCTTGGCATTGGTCTTCCTACACTAGTTGCAAATTACATTCCAAAAGATATACATGTCTTCTTTCAAAGTGAAAATGGAATAATTGGAATGGGCCCTGCTCCAAAAGAAGGGTATGAAAATAGCGATCTAACAAATGCCGGAGCAAGTTATATAACTGCTTTACCTGGTGCTATGACATTTGATAGTGCTTTCTCATTTGGAATAATTAGAGGTGGCCATTTAGATGTAACCGTATTAGGAGGTTTACAGGTAGATGAAGAAGGACATCTTGCAAATTGGATGATTCCGGGAAAAATGATTCCAGGGATGGGTGGAGCAATGGACCTCGTAACAGGTGCAAAAAAGGTTATAGTAGCTATGACACACACCGCAAAAGGAACACCAAAAATAGTTAAAAAATGTACTCTGCCATTAACTTCCATTAGAAAAGTTGATCTTATAGTAACAGAACTTGCCGTAATTGAACCTACCGATGAAGGTTTATTGTTAAAAGAAATATCTAAAGAGACTACTCTAGATGAAGTTCTTAAACTTACAGAAGCAAAATTAATAATCGCTGATGATCTTAAAATCTTTTAA
- a CDS encoding CoA transferase subunit A codes for MKVVDISKINELVKEGATLMIGGFLGVGTPENIIDEIIRHNISNLTVIANDTAFEDRGIGKLVKNKLCKKVIVSHIGTNPETQRQMIEGTLEVELVPQGTLAERIRAAGVGLGGILTPTGVGTVVEKDKKVIEVEGKKYLLELPIHADVALIKAKKADYLGNLVYNLTAENFNPIMALAAKTVIAEVEEIVPTGTLSPNEIKTPGIIVDYIVTGVTR; via the coding sequence TTGAAAGTTGTAGATATATCAAAAATAAACGAGTTGGTAAAAGAAGGTGCAACGTTAATGATAGGTGGATTTTTGGGTGTTGGAACTCCAGAAAATATAATTGATGAAATCATAAGACACAACATATCAAACCTTACGGTAATTGCAAATGATACAGCATTTGAAGATAGGGGGATTGGAAAATTAGTAAAAAATAAATTATGTAAAAAGGTAATTGTTTCTCACATTGGAACAAATCCAGAAACGCAAAGGCAAATGATTGAAGGAACATTGGAAGTTGAATTGGTTCCTCAAGGAACACTTGCAGAAAGAATACGTGCCGCAGGGGTTGGATTAGGTGGAATTTTAACTCCAACAGGTGTAGGTACCGTGGTTGAAAAAGATAAAAAAGTAATTGAAGTGGAAGGAAAAAAATATTTACTTGAACTTCCCATTCACGCTGATGTTGCTTTAATAAAGGCAAAAAAAGCTGATTATTTAGGTAATTTGGTCTATAACCTAACTGCTGAAAATTTTAACCCTATTATGGCACTTGCCGCTAAAACGGTAATTGCTGAAGTTGAAGAAATAGTTCCAACAGGTACCTTAAGTCCAAATGAAATTAAAACTCCCGGTATAATTGTTGATTATATAGTTACGGGGGTGACAAGATGA
- a CDS encoding alkaline phosphatase produces MKKGLLGLFLLVSLVSFAVTNVIYMVGDGMGINHALLASYIEGRVLNFMKTQNIAIITTHSANSNVTDSAAAGTALFTGFKTNNGMIGMLPDGTIIPTIAEIAAKQGVKIGIISTSRITHATPGAVYGHVKSRSDENTLAEQLVNSPITVAFGGGWRHFVATDGKRNDGKDLIKLAKEKGFDYITTKEELLNYNGNRVLGLFSSSHLPAASDRIKEPMLAEMTKKALEILSKDGKPFFLMIEGSQIDWEAHGNDPYGVWKEIIEFEQAFNVAMEFLKENPETLIIVTADHETGGLGLSTGGYFFDVEMLKKFTKNTDFIAKHANKDKEKVRELVKQYYGIEFTDEDMEYFDLILKEQTGSYYAFSNAIGRVVSRKAHIGWTTFDHTAAPVALYAFGKGAENFNGFYDNTEIPRIIGRIAGYEITFPIYELPISGGH; encoded by the coding sequence ATGAAAAAAGGATTACTTGGATTATTTTTATTGGTATCTTTGGTTAGCTTTGCAGTAACTAACGTTATCTATATGGTAGGAGATGGTATGGGAATTAATCATGCTTTACTTGCAAGTTATATTGAAGGAAGAGTTCTAAACTTTATGAAAACCCAAAACATCGCTATTATTACAACCCACTCTGCAAATAGTAATGTTACTGATTCTGCCGCAGCAGGTACTGCATTATTTACGGGATTCAAAACCAATAACGGAATGATAGGCATGTTACCAGATGGAACAATTATTCCCACAATAGCAGAAATTGCAGCAAAACAAGGGGTAAAAATTGGTATTATTTCTACTTCTAGAATTACACATGCAACTCCAGGTGCAGTATATGGACACGTAAAATCAAGAAGTGATGAAAACACGCTTGCAGAACAACTAGTTAACAGTCCCATCACAGTTGCGTTTGGGGGAGGTTGGAGACATTTTGTTGCAACTGATGGAAAAAGAAATGATGGAAAAGATTTAATAAAACTTGCAAAAGAAAAAGGATTTGACTATATTACAACAAAAGAAGAATTGTTAAATTACAACGGAAACAGAGTACTTGGTCTTTTTAGTTCAAGTCACCTGCCAGCTGCTTCTGATAGGATAAAAGAACCAATGTTAGCAGAAATGACTAAAAAAGCTCTTGAAATACTATCCAAAGACGGAAAACCATTCTTCTTAATGATTGAAGGTTCTCAAATTGACTGGGAAGCTCACGGAAACGATCCATATGGTGTCTGGAAAGAAATAATAGAATTTGAACAAGCTTTTAACGTGGCAATGGAATTTCTTAAAGAAAATCCAGAAACATTAATAATTGTAACTGCAGATCACGAAACTGGTGGATTAGGACTTTCCACAGGTGGTTACTTCTTCGATGTTGAAATGCTAAAAAAATTTACCAAAAATACTGATTTCATAGCAAAGCACGCTAACAAAGATAAAGAAAAAGTTAGAGAATTGGTAAAACAATATTATGGGATTGAATTTACAGACGAAGACATGGAATATTTTGATCTCATTCTCAAGGAACAAACTGGTTCTTATTACGCATTTTCAAATGCAATTGGAAGAGTGGTAAGTAGAAAAGCACATATTGGATGGACAACCTTTGACCATACTGCTGCACCAGTTGCTTTGTATGCATTTGGGAAAGGTGCAGAAAACTTTAATGGTTTCTACGACAACACTGAAATTCCAAGGATTATTGGAAGAATAGCTGGATATGAGATTACATTCCCTATTTACGAACTTCCAATTTCAGGAGGACATTAA
- the gltA gene encoding NADPH-dependent glutamate synthase: MAVKDRIKPIVRELNERIKDFNEVSLGYTWELAVEEAKRCLQCKIPTCVQGCPVGIDIPGFIKEIVQGNFQNSYKILKKYNSLPAVCGRVCPQEIQCEGSCILNKTGKPIAIGLLERFVADWASENAIEEKITIEKTTNKKVAVIGAGPAGLTNASELAKYGFKVDIYEAFSEPGGVLIYGIPEFRLPKSIVKREVDFLKKLGVNITLDIPVGYAIEPEELIEKYDAIFIGVGAGTPKFMNIAGTELNGVYSANEFLTRINLMKAFKFPEYDTPVKIGKKVVVIGGGNTAMDAARSAFRLGAEVTIVYRRSEKEMPARKAEIHHSKEEGIKFQLLTQPIEYVGDENGKLKAIKCVKMKLGEPDTGGRRRPLPIENSEFFIEADIAIEAIGTNSNKLLLSKFKGLELNKWGYIKTDEFGQTSIPKVFAGGDIVTGSATVILAMGAGKKAAKKMKEFLET; this comes from the coding sequence ATGGCTGTAAAAGATAGAATTAAACCAATTGTAAGAGAACTTAATGAAAGAATAAAAGACTTTAATGAGGTATCATTGGGATATACATGGGAACTTGCAGTTGAAGAAGCAAAAAGATGTTTGCAATGTAAAATTCCCACTTGTGTACAAGGCTGCCCTGTTGGAATAGATATCCCAGGATTTATAAAAGAAATTGTCCAAGGAAACTTTCAAAATTCCTACAAAATATTGAAAAAATACAATTCACTTCCCGCTGTATGCGGTAGAGTTTGTCCTCAAGAAATCCAATGTGAAGGTTCATGTATCTTAAACAAAACAGGGAAACCAATAGCAATTGGACTTCTCGAGAGATTTGTGGCAGATTGGGCATCTGAAAATGCTATTGAAGAAAAAATTACTATAGAGAAAACTACAAATAAGAAAGTAGCGGTTATAGGTGCTGGACCCGCTGGACTTACAAACGCTTCTGAACTTGCAAAATATGGATTCAAAGTAGATATATATGAAGCATTTTCAGAACCCGGTGGAGTACTAATCTATGGAATACCTGAATTTCGTTTACCAAAATCTATTGTAAAAAGGGAAGTAGATTTCTTAAAAAAACTTGGAGTAAATATTACCTTAGATATTCCAGTAGGTTATGCAATTGAACCTGAAGAACTCATTGAAAAATACGATGCCATATTTATTGGAGTAGGTGCTGGTACTCCAAAATTTATGAATATTGCAGGCACAGAACTAAATGGTGTATATTCGGCAAATGAATTTTTAACCAGAATAAACCTGATGAAGGCATTTAAATTCCCCGAATATGATACTCCGGTAAAAATAGGAAAAAAAGTCGTGGTAATTGGTGGTGGAAATACCGCTATGGATGCCGCAAGAAGTGCATTTAGATTGGGTGCAGAGGTAACTATAGTTTACAGAAGAAGTGAAAAAGAAATGCCGGCAAGAAAAGCAGAAATCCATCATTCAAAAGAAGAAGGAATAAAATTTCAACTCTTAACCCAGCCAATAGAATACGTTGGGGATGAAAATGGAAAACTAAAAGCTATAAAATGCGTAAAGATGAAGTTGGGAGAACCAGATACAGGGGGTAGAAGAAGACCTCTTCCCATAGAAAACAGTGAATTCTTTATAGAAGCAGACATAGCTATAGAAGCTATTGGAACAAACTCCAATAAGTTATTGCTCTCAAAGTTTAAAGGATTGGAATTAAATAAATGGGGATACATCAAAACAGATGAATTTGGTCAAACAAGTATCCCAAAAGTATTTGCAGGTGGAGATATTGTAACTGGTTCTGCAACTGTTATACTTGCAATGGGAGCCGGAAAAAAAGCAGCAAAAAAGATGAAAGAATTTTTAGAAACCTAA
- a CDS encoding sulfide/dihydroorotate dehydrogenase-like FAD/NAD-binding protein, with protein sequence MLNQIVEKKKLAYGVHLFWIENPIISQKAKPGQFVIFRVHEHGERIPLTISGTDKDKFRVIVRAVGKSTYELCKLSKGEYIKDVVGPLGTPSEIKKYGKVLIIGGGVGIAAIAPIAKELIKQGNKVDVILGARSKEYIILENEFKEATNIFIVTDDGSKGEKAFPHQLMEKLLQKNKYDVAWAIGPALMMKSCSEIAKKYNLKIFVSLNSIMVDGTGMCGGCRVRIKDELKYTCVDGPEFDGRDVNWKSFLTRLSQYREEEKIAFENYLKKVGEPTWL encoded by the coding sequence TTGTTAAATCAAATCGTTGAAAAGAAAAAATTAGCATATGGTGTGCATCTTTTTTGGATAGAAAATCCAATTATTTCCCAAAAAGCTAAACCAGGACAATTTGTAATATTTAGAGTACACGAACACGGTGAAAGAATACCTCTTACCATATCTGGAACAGATAAAGACAAATTTAGAGTTATTGTAAGGGCCGTTGGAAAAAGCACATACGAACTTTGTAAATTAAGCAAAGGTGAATATATCAAAGATGTGGTTGGCCCACTAGGAACTCCAAGTGAAATAAAAAAATACGGCAAAGTACTAATAATAGGTGGTGGCGTTGGAATTGCGGCAATTGCACCAATTGCAAAAGAGCTAATTAAACAAGGAAACAAAGTAGATGTAATACTTGGTGCAAGAAGTAAAGAATACATAATTTTAGAAAATGAATTCAAAGAAGCAACCAATATTTTTATAGTTACTGACGATGGAAGCAAAGGTGAAAAAGCATTCCCACATCAGTTAATGGAAAAATTGCTTCAAAAAAATAAATACGATGTTGCATGGGCAATAGGCCCTGCTCTAATGATGAAATCTTGTTCTGAAATTGCAAAAAAATACAATCTAAAAATATTCGTTTCCTTAAACTCAATAATGGTTGATGGAACAGGTATGTGTGGAGGTTGTAGGGTAAGAATAAAAGATGAACTAAAATATACATGTGTAGATGGTCCTGAATTTGATGGTAGAGACGTTAATTGGAAAAGCTTCCTAACAAGACTTTCACAATACAGGGAAGAAGAAAAGATTGCATTTGAAAATTATTTAAAAAAAGTAGGTGAACCAACATGGCTGTAA
- a CDS encoding carbohydrate kinase family protein — MSYNEKIDIVCIGKTNLDIFYYYNKFHINNNNISKNFVISPGGKATNVAVNLAKLDLKVRLISCIGNDIFGNYVKTHLEKILYFTPKIVNTTTAVTSIVVDKMGNNTMFHNIGANKLLSEDYIPEKIEISFIQTGIPKKVLTTALKNSKVAFVELSEPAQFNDVKNFKPEIISLNLQEIERLFEGSLNKKIDKLLNYTNKLLLKMGKDGILYATRKKIIKKEAKKVKVINTTGAGDAVSAAFLYGYIKMWNIERILDFSLEFAAKKIQSPISTI; from the coding sequence TTGTCCTACAACGAGAAAATTGATATTGTTTGTATTGGAAAAACAAACTTAGACATATTCTACTATTACAATAAATTTCATATCAATAATAACAACATATCAAAAAATTTTGTGATATCACCTGGTGGAAAAGCAACTAATGTTGCTGTTAACCTTGCAAAGTTGGATCTAAAAGTAAGACTTATATCTTGTATAGGAAATGATATCTTTGGAAATTACGTGAAAACTCATCTTGAAAAAATTCTATATTTCACCCCAAAAATTGTTAATACTACAACAGCAGTTACAAGTATAGTAGTAGATAAGATGGGAAATAACACCATGTTCCATAATATTGGTGCAAATAAATTACTTTCAGAAGATTACATACCAGAAAAAATTGAGATTTCTTTCATACAAACGGGTATTCCAAAAAAAGTGTTAACTACAGCCCTTAAAAACTCAAAGGTAGCCTTTGTTGAACTTTCAGAACCAGCACAATTTAACGATGTTAAAAACTTTAAACCAGAAATAATTTCACTAAATTTGCAAGAAATAGAAAGGTTGTTTGAAGGTAGTCTAAATAAAAAGATAGATAAACTTTTGAACTATACAAACAAATTACTGTTAAAAATGGGCAAAGATGGAATTTTATATGCAACAAGGAAAAAAATTATAAAAAAAGAGGCAAAAAAAGTAAAAGTTATAAATACAACAGGAGCTGGAGATGCTGTTTCAGCTGCTTTTTTGTACGGTTACATAAAAATGTGGAATATCGAGAGAATATTGGATTTTTCCTTAGAATTTGCAGCCAAAAAAATCCAAAGTCCAATATCTACAATCTAA
- a CDS encoding ROK family protein, whose translation MKIVGVDLGGTFVKIGLVNEKSGKILKKTTIETKVELGGKTVVKRIAEAITNLTNNDFYAVGIGSPGSIDKERGIVRFSPNFPDWHNFELAPKLSKLLNKNVYVENDANSFVLGEKWFGAGKGKKHIVALTLGTGVGGGVISHNILITGKDGIGAELGHVIINPNGPLCGCGNYGCLEAYASATAIVRMAKERRKKFPDSVIFKDEITAKNIFEAVKLNDRLAVIIRNEVVEALSIGITSFIHIFNPEVVIIGGGVSRAGEILFEPLRRRVEELVMPTFKGTYKIVQSPLVENAGILGAASIVLQREN comes from the coding sequence ATGAAAATCGTTGGTGTAGACCTTGGAGGTACTTTTGTCAAAATTGGATTAGTAAATGAAAAATCAGGAAAAATCTTGAAAAAAACTACAATTGAAACAAAAGTTGAACTTGGAGGCAAAACAGTGGTAAAGAGAATAGCAGAAGCAATAACTAATCTCACTAATAATGATTTTTACGCAGTGGGAATAGGCTCACCAGGCTCTATAGATAAAGAAAGGGGAATAGTAAGATTTTCTCCTAATTTTCCAGACTGGCACAACTTTGAACTTGCACCAAAACTTTCAAAATTGTTAAACAAAAACGTATACGTTGAAAACGATGCAAATTCTTTTGTTTTAGGAGAAAAATGGTTTGGTGCCGGAAAAGGAAAAAAACATATAGTCGCTTTAACACTTGGAACTGGAGTGGGAGGTGGTGTAATATCACATAATATTTTAATTACAGGAAAAGATGGAATTGGTGCGGAATTAGGACACGTAATAATTAATCCTAATGGACCTCTCTGTGGCTGCGGAAATTACGGATGTTTAGAAGCATATGCTTCTGCTACAGCAATTGTTAGAATGGCAAAAGAAAGAAGAAAAAAATTCCCAGACTCTGTTATCTTTAAAGACGAAATAACAGCTAAAAACATATTTGAAGCTGTAAAACTTAATGATAGACTTGCCGTAATTATAAGAAATGAAGTGGTAGAAGCATTATCCATAGGGATTACAAGCTTTATCCATATATTCAATCCAGAAGTGGTTATTATAGGCGGTGGAGTATCAAGAGCTGGTGAAATTTTGTTTGAACCACTTAGAAGAAGGGTTGAAGAGCTTGTAATGCCAACATTTAAAGGTACCTACAAAATTGTACAAAGCCCATTAGTGGAAAATGCAGGTATATTGGGGGCTGCATCCATTGTCCTACAACGAGAAAATTGA
- a CDS encoding radical SAM protein, which yields MVIVNPSGTLPITVTKSCPINCKHCGGVYIKSMVHIDKMENYVKRYKSFLISGGMSFEGKIPFDKYIGKLEKLKKEYNLLYNFHIGFPKKPPFEIEKLADVISFDFFSDENVMKEIYRISRTPKKILDAILPLKTTKIPHITVGIYCGRITHEIKSLEILKYYFDSIVLNIFIPTKNTEYEKCLPPKVEDVKEVFELAKKHFKNVTLGCMHPHGKYRENLLKEISPDIFVNSASKIYDFKGCCSIYLAKEETK from the coding sequence ATGGTAATTGTAAATCCCTCAGGTACATTACCCATAACTGTTACAAAATCATGTCCTATAAATTGTAAACACTGTGGTGGTGTTTACATAAAAAGTATGGTTCACATAGATAAAATGGAAAACTACGTAAAAAGGTATAAATCGTTTTTAATAAGTGGTGGAATGTCTTTTGAAGGAAAAATCCCATTTGATAAATATATTGGAAAATTGGAAAAATTAAAAAAAGAATATAATTTACTTTACAATTTTCACATTGGCTTTCCCAAAAAACCTCCATTTGAAATTGAAAAACTTGCAGATGTAATAAGCTTTGATTTCTTTTCAGATGAAAATGTAATGAAAGAAATATATAGAATCTCAAGAACTCCAAAAAAAATATTAGATGCTATTTTACCACTTAAAACAACTAAAATACCACACATTACAGTTGGTATATATTGCGGAAGGATAACACATGAGATAAAAAGTCTAGAAATTCTTAAATACTATTTTGACTCCATTGTTCTTAATATATTTATTCCAACCAAAAATACAGAATATGAAAAATGTCTTCCACCAAAAGTTGAAGACGTAAAAGAAGTGTTTGAACTTGCGAAAAAACATTTTAAAAACGTTACACTTGGTTGTATGCATCCACATGGAAAATACAGAGAAAATCTTTTAAAAGAAATTTCACCAGATATATTTGTAAATTCAGCAAGTAAAATATACGATTTCAAAGGATGTTGTTCGATATATCTTGCAAAGGAGGAAACAAAATGA
- a CDS encoding radical SAM protein: MIEKCTLCPRKCKVNRYKTKGICGADYKIKVSNILLHKGEEPPISGKNGTGIVFFSGCPMKCIYCQNMGFSQKGIGKEISIEKLADAFLKLQERGAHTLDLVTPTQYVPQIIEALNLAKSKGFNIPVVYNTSSYENVETLKLLEGYVDIYLADIRYTNSMYGKIYSDVDNYWETAQESIKEMYRQVGAYNEEKRKGIIIRILVLPNNVSGHFKALRFILELDPNIPVSLMSQYIPHFSAKNDPLIGRKITKTEYMEAVEYMEMLGLHGWIQLDEKEKLTTKAVDIEW; this comes from the coding sequence ATGATAGAAAAATGCACATTATGTCCTAGAAAATGTAAGGTTAACAGATACAAAACAAAGGGAATTTGTGGAGCAGATTACAAAATAAAAGTATCTAATATATTACTTCACAAAGGTGAAGAACCCCCAATTTCCGGTAAAAATGGTACAGGAATTGTGTTTTTCTCAGGATGTCCCATGAAATGTATATATTGTCAAAATATGGGATTTTCACAAAAAGGTATTGGCAAAGAAATCTCTATTGAAAAACTTGCAGACGCTTTCTTAAAACTCCAAGAAAGAGGAGCACACACACTTGACTTAGTTACACCTACTCAATATGTTCCTCAAATAATAGAAGCTTTGAATCTCGCAAAATCAAAGGGATTTAACATCCCAGTAGTATACAACACGTCAAGTTACGAAAATGTTGAAACCCTTAAATTGTTAGAAGGTTACGTTGATATATACCTTGCGGATATTAGATACACAAATTCTATGTATGGAAAGATATACTCAGATGTGGATAATTATTGGGAAACTGCTCAAGAATCAATAAAAGAAATGTATAGACAAGTGGGCGCATACAACGAAGAAAAAAGAAAAGGTATCATCATAAGAATATTGGTGCTTCCCAATAATGTCTCTGGACATTTTAAAGCTTTAAGATTTATTTTGGAATTAGATCCAAACATACCAGTTTCGTTAATGTCACAATATATTCCACACTTTTCTGCAAAAAATGATCCGTTAATTGGAAGGAAAATTACCAAAACTGAATATATGGAAGCTGTTGAATACATGGAAATGCTAGGTCTACATGGTTGGATACAACTTGACGAAAAAGAAAAACTAACTACTAAGGCGGTGGACATTGAATGGTAA
- a CDS encoding methyl-accepting chemotaxis protein — MKKYLKFTLYLSVSILAVIWILAFTLVIPYFTDSVKNVALSQFKNNLKILIQTKNYDTIFSQNYFEYYYLISPKGITLNHSDKTKIGADFSEIFPDFFKYMKEKKEGTYEYTYKDTKRIAAFAYDGENYLVISVKETDLFAPVYSFKKLLYFLILPLITAFTIIFGYLFGIFINRQTSKDFSHVLSLLSSISEDVFNTSSSTNEIKSMAENTENAMNELDKSIEDFAAFVEENTAELESSLNKIMEFTQIIKDIIDSSSKLSTLADVLSNLTEKITDISDTITVLAINASIETSKENIDREGLSRIAEMIMELSNNTRELAKNSRKSLLDIEDIITSTILLSEKASKEIYSVNDSLNAVKTVNNSTLDNIDKLTKISRTTHDAMEELYAGLEQVEEAINSINKKVQEFEEQFKYLKGEIR, encoded by the coding sequence ATGAAAAAATACTTAAAATTCACCCTTTACCTTTCAGTTAGTATATTAGCTGTAATTTGGATTTTGGCTTTCACATTGGTAATACCATACTTTACAGATTCAGTGAAAAATGTAGCATTATCACAATTTAAAAACAACCTTAAAATACTAATTCAAACCAAAAACTACGATACGATCTTTTCTCAAAATTATTTTGAATATTACTATCTCATCTCCCCAAAAGGTATTACATTAAACCACTCTGATAAAACAAAGATAGGAGCAGATTTTTCAGAAATTTTTCCAGATTTTTTTAAATATATGAAAGAAAAAAAAGAGGGAACTTACGAATACACATATAAAGATACTAAAAGAATTGCCGCCTTTGCATATGACGGAGAAAACTATTTAGTTATCTCCGTTAAAGAAACGGACTTGTTTGCTCCTGTTTATAGTTTCAAAAAATTGCTTTACTTTTTGATCCTCCCACTAATTACAGCGTTTACTATTATTTTCGGATATCTCTTTGGCATATTTATAAACAGACAGACAAGTAAAGATTTTTCACATGTTCTCTCCTTGCTATCTTCAATTTCAGAAGATGTTTTTAATACATCATCATCTACAAATGAAATAAAATCAATGGCAGAAAACACGGAAAATGCTATGAACGAATTAGATAAATCCATAGAAGATTTTGCCGCTTTTGTCGAAGAAAATACAGCAGAACTTGAATCTTCGTTGAATAAAATAATGGAATTTACACAAATAATTAAAGATATAATAGATTCAAGCTCTAAACTTTCAACACTTGCAGATGTATTAAGTAACCTTACAGAAAAAATCACGGATATTTCCGATACCATAACAGTGCTAGCAATAAATGCTTCCATCGAAACAAGTAAAGAAAACATAGATAGAGAAGGGCTCTCAAGAATTGCAGAAATGATTATGGAACTTTCCAATAATACAAGAGAACTAGCCAAAAACTCAAGAAAATCATTGTTAGATATTGAAGATATTATAACATCAACCATATTACTTTCTGAAAAAGCATCAAAGGAAATTTATTCTGTTAATGATTCATTGAATGCGGTTAAAACAGTTAATAATTCAACTTTGGATAATATAGACAAACTTACAAAAATTTCAAGAACCACCCACGATGCCATGGAAGAACTTTATGCAGGTTTAGAACAAGTGGAAGAGGCAATTAATAGTATAAATAAAAAGGTTCAAGAATTTGAAGAACAATTTAAATATTTAAAAGGAGAAATAAGATGA